One Setaria viridis chromosome 5, Setaria_viridis_v4.0, whole genome shotgun sequence genomic region harbors:
- the LOC117858160 gene encoding F-box/LRR-repeat protein At1g67190 encodes MEHLPVEVIGNILSHLGVARDVMVASAVCRKWRDACRRHLRLLSFNSDDFPRDMTTRQLEIVITQTIFQTIGLQCLSIHIDNTHEFSAAPVIAWLMYTRETLRSLSYNVRTTPHVNILEKCGRQKLEVLDLDHNTITGVEPSYQRFTCLKSLSLRHVSISALDLSLLVAACPKIEVLALDVLEVVTSDPQSTMELTSHTLRSLFAKSVGVDKIILDADNLEVLHLNALNLDLFELIGKGTLKHLKIDDVSVTHLDIGDSTEHLEVVDVSNFTIVWPKFYNMISRASSLRMLRFWGVVFDDEDEIVDSETIAVSFPLLRHLSLSYELRDGLLHYSLQGSSPLENVSVLELGWTVISEHFGPWVFGMIERCPNLKKLVIHGVLSEAKTREERQMLASFTSFIVCLMRKYVHVDVQFEYE; translated from the coding sequence ATGGAGCACCTCCCTGTTGAAGTCATTGGCAACATTCTTTCCCATCTTGGTGTTGCACGTGATGTCATGGTTGCCTCTGCGGTATGCCGGAAGTGGCGGGACGCCTGCAGGAGGCACCTTCGCTTGCTGTCTTTCAACTCTGATGACTTTCCGCGGGACATGACTACACGTCAGTTGGAGATTGTCATTACACAGACTATATTTCAGACGATTGGGCTGCAATGCCTCTCAATTCATATCGATAACACCCATGAGTTCTCTGCAGCACCAGTGATTGCGTGGCTCATGTATACCAGGGAGACTCTGCGGAGCTTGTCTTACAATGTCAGGACAACACCTCATGTAAACATTCTGGAAAAGTGTGGCAGGCAGAAGCTAGAAGTGCTAGATTTGGACCATAACACAATCACAGGTGTCGAACCAAGCTATCAGAGGTTCACTTGTCTGAAATCCCTTTCCCTGAGGCATGTCAGCATTTCAGCATTGGATCTAAGCCTTCTAGTTGCTGCTTGCCCAAAGATAGAGGTATTAGCACTTGATGTCCTTGAGGTTGTCACTTCAGATCCACAATCTACAATGGAGCTCACAAGCCATACATTGAGGAGTCTCTTCGCGAAATCAGTTGGTGTAGATAAGATCATACTTGATGCAGATAATTTGGAGGTTCTACACTTGAATGCATTGAATCTTGATCTGTTTGAGCTTATCGGGAAAGGAACACTAAAGCATCTTAAGATTGATGATGTCAGTGTTACACATTTGGATATTGGGGACAGTACTGAGCATCTGGAGGTGGTAGATGTGAGCAACTTCACCATAGTCTGGCCAAAGTTCTATAATATGATATCCAGAGCATCCAGCTTGCGTATGCTACGATTTTGGGGTGTTGTGTTTGATGACGAGGATGAGATTGTGGATTCAGAAACTATAGCTGTTTCATTTCCTCTTCTTAGGCATCTTTCATTGAGCTATGAATTAAGAGATGGGTTGCTTCACTACAGCCTGCAGGGTTCATCACCACTGGAGAATGTCTCAGTTCTGGAACTTGGTTGGACAGTAATAAGTGAGCACTTTGGACCCTGGGTGTTTGGTATGATTGAAAGGTGTCCAAATCTCAAGAAACTTGTTATTCATGGTGTTCTTTCTGAGGCAAAAACACGTGAAGAGCGCCAGATGTTAGCAAGCTTCACCTCATTTATAGTCTGTCTAATGAGGAAGTATGTGCATGTCGATGTACAATTTGAGTACGAATGA
- the LOC117857896 gene encoding large ribosomal subunit protein uL1: protein MSKLQSDALREAIASVTNDSREKQRKFVETIELQIGLKNYDPQKDKRFSGSVKLPHIPRPKMKVCMLGDAQHVEEAGRIGLDSMDVEALKKMNKNKKLVKKLAKKYHAFLASEAIIKQIPRLLGPGLNKAGKFPTLVSHQESLESKVNETKATVKFQLKKVLCMGVAVGNCGMDEKQIFQNVQMSVNFLVSLLKKNWQNVRCLYLKSTMGKVYRLF, encoded by the exons ATGAG TAAGTTGCAGAGCGACGCTCTGAGGGAGGCAATTGCCTCAGTTACCAATGACTCCCGTGAAAAGCAGCGCAAGTTTGTCGAAACCATTGAGCTACAGATTGGACTGAAGAACTATGACCCTCAAAAGGACAAGCGTTTCAGTGGTTCTGTTAAGCTGCCTCACATCCCTCGCCCTAAGATGAAGGTTTGCATGCTTGGTGATGCTCAGCACGTTGAGGAG GCAGGGAGAATAGGTCTGGACAGTATGGATGTGGAAGCcctcaagaagatgaacaaaaaCAAGAAGCTAGTTAAGAAGCTCGCAAAGAAATACCATGCTTTCCTTGCATCTGAGGCCATCATTAAGCAAATTCCTCGTCTTCTTGGACCTGGTCTTAACAAGGCAG GAAAGTTCCCTACTTTGGTGTCTCATCAGGAATCCCTTGAATCCAAGGTTAATGAGACTAAGGCTACAGTTAAGTTCCAGCTGAAGAAGGTGCTTTGCATGGGTGTTGCTGTTGGCAACTGCGGCATGGATGAGAAGCAAATCTTCCAGAATGTGCAAATGAGCGTCAACTTCCTTGTGTCACTCTTGAAGAAGAATTGGCAGAAT GTGAGATGCCTGTACCTGAAGAGCACTATGGGAAAGGTGTACCGGTTGTTCTAA
- the LOC117857895 gene encoding acidic endochitinase, with translation MAGRALAPFLLAATILAALLATCHAGGIAVYWGQNDGEASLSETCASSNYKFVILAFVYKFGKGQTPQLDLASHCDPSSGGCRGLSKDIQSCQRRGIKVLLSIGGGDGSYGLTSEGDARNVAAYLWNNYLGGTSSSRPLGDAVLDGIDFDIELGAAKYWDRLARDLKNMGKKQQGGNGVLLSAAPQCPFPDEWDSGAIKTGLFDFVWVQFYNNPECQFSSGRSAFLAAWKQWESVPAGKIFLGLPASKDAAGTGFVPAGELNSRVLPLIRGSPKYGGVMLWSKYYDDRTGYSSAIKSHV, from the exons ATGGCAGGCCGAGCTCTCGCTCCCTTCCTGCTCGCTGCCACCATCCTGGCGGCGCTCCTCGCCACATGCCACGCCGGTGGCATTGCGGTCTACTGGGGCCAGAACGACGGCGAGGCGTCCCTGTCCGAGACGTGCGCGTCCAGCAACTACAAGTTCGTCATCCTCGCGTTCGTCTACAAGTTCGGCAAGGGCCAGACGCCGCAGCTGGACCTTGCCAGCCACTGCGACCCTTCGTCTGGCGGCTGCAGGGGGTTGAGTAAGGACATCCAGTCGTGCCAGCGCCGCGGCATCAAGGTCCTGCtctccatcggcggcggcgacggtagCTACGGCCTGACCTCCGAGGGGGACGCGCGGAACGTGGCCGCGTACCTCTGGAACAACTACCTCGGCGGCACGTCGTCGTCCCGGCCCCTCGGCGACGCCGTCCTCGACGGCATCGACTTCGACATCGAGCTCGGCGCCGCCAAATACTGGGACAGACTCGCCAG GGACCTGAAGAACATGGGCAAGAAGCAGCAGGGCGGCAATGGGGTGCTCCTGAGCGCGGCGCCGCAGTGCCCGTTCCCGGACGAGTGGGACAGCGGCGCCATCAAAACGGGGCTCTTCGACTTCGTGTGGGTGCAGTTCTACAACAACCCGGAGTGCCAGTTCAGCTCGGGGCGCAGCGCGTTCCTGGCCGCGTGGAAGCAGTGGGAGTCGGTGCCGGCGGGGAAGATCTTCCTGGGACTGCCGGCCTCCAAGGACGCGGCGGGCACCGGGTTCGTGCCCGCCGGCGAGCTCAATTCACGCGTGCTGCCGCTCATCAGGGGCTCGCCCAAGTACGGCGGCGTCATGCTCTGGTCCAAGTACTAtgacgaccgcacaggctacagttcGGCCATCAAGAGCCATGTCTGA
- the LOC117858397 gene encoding acidic endochitinase, translating to MASQALTSFQLMATLLVAFLATCHAGSIAVYWGQNDGEASLSETCSSGNYQFVILAFVYKFGKGQTPQLDLASHCDPSSGGCTGLSEDIRSCQRAGVKVLLSIGGGDGSYGLTSQGDARDVAAYLWNNYLGGTSSSRPLGDAVLDGIDFDIELGGAKYWGNLARDLKNMGKNQGGKGVLLSAAPQCPFPDEWDNGAISTGLFDFVWVQFYNNPPCQVSAGRGAFLDAWKQWESVPAGKIFLGLPASKDAAGTGFVPAGELNSNVLPLIRGSPKYGGVMLWSKYYDDRTGYSSDIKNHV from the exons ATGGCGAGCCAAGCTCTCACTTCCTTCCAGCTCATGGCTACCCTCTTGGTGGCGTTCCTTGCCACATGCCACGCCGGCAGCATCGCGGTCTACTGGGGCCAGAACGACGGCGAGGCGTCCCTGTCCGAGACGTGCTCGTCCGGCAACTACCAGTTCGTCATCCTCGCGTTCGTGTACAAGTTCGGCAAGGGCCAGACGCCGCAATTGGACCTTGCCAGCCACTGCGACCCCTCGTCAGGCGGCTGCACTGGGTTGAGCGAGGACATACGTTCGTGTCAGCGCGCCGGCGTCAAGGTCCTGCtctccatcggcggcggcgacggaagCTACGGCCTGACCTCCCAGGGGGACGCGCGGGACGTGGCCGCGTACCTCTGGAACAACTACCTCGGCGGCACGTCGTCGTCGCGCCCCCTCGGCGACGCCGTCCTCGACGGCATCGATTTCGAcatcgagctcggcggcgcCAAGTACTGGGGCAACCTCGCCAG GGACCTGAAGAACATGGGCAAGAACCAGGGCGGCAAGGGGGTTCTCCTGAGCGCGGCGCCGCAGTGCCCGTTCCCGGACGAGTGGGACAACGGCGCCATCAGCACGGGGCTCTTCGACTTCGTGTGGGTTCAGTTCTACAACAACCCGCCGTGCCAGGTgagcgccggccgcggcgcgtTCCTGGACGCGTGGAAACAGTGGGAATCGGTGCCGGCAGGGAAGATCTTCCTTGGCCTGCCCGCCTCCAAGGACGCGGCCGGCACCGGGTTCGTGCCCGCCGGCGAGCTCAACTCGAACGTGCTCCCGCTCATTAGGGGCTCGCCCAAGTACGGCGGCGTCATGCTCTGGTCCAAGTACTACGACGACCGCACGGGCTACAGCTCGGACATCAAGAACCATGTGTGA
- the LOC117858398 gene encoding acidic endochitinase, which yields MAGRALAPFQLTATLLLALLATSHAGGIAIYWGQNQGEATLSATCASRRYQFVILAFVFQFGQDRAPRLDLADHCDASSGGCAVLSSDIRSCQRRGVKVLLSIGGGVGSYGLSSPADARIVAAYLWNSYLGGTSSSRPLGDAVLDGIDFDIELGSAKFWDNLAKDLKGMGKNAGTSVLLSAAPQCPFPDEWDGGAISTGLFDFVWVQFYNNPECQFSSGRSAFLDAWKQWESVPAGKIFLGLPASKDAAGTGFVPAGQLTSQVLPLIKGSSKYGGVMLWSKFYDDRTGYSSAIRSHV from the exons ATGGCAGGCCGAGCTCTCGCTCCCTTCCAGCTCACTGCCACCCTCTTGTTGGCGCTCCTCGCCACAAGCCACGCCGGTGGCATCGCCATATACTGGGGCCAGAACCAGGGAGAGGCGACCCTGTCGGCGACGTGCGCGTCCCGCAGGTACCAGTTCGTCATCCTCGCCTTCGTCTTCCAGTTCGGCCAGGACCGGGCGCCGCGGCTGGACCTGGCCGACCACTGCGATGCCTCGTCGGGCGGCTGCGCCGTCCTGAGCAGCGACATCCGCTCCTGCCAGCGTCGTGGCGTGAAGGTCCTGCTCtcgatcggcggcggcgtcggcagcTACGGCCTGTCCTCGCCCGCGGACGCGCGCATCGTGGCCGCGTACCTCTGGAACAGCTACCTCGGCGGCACGTCGTCGTCGCGCCCCCTCGGCGACGCCGTCCTCGACGGCATCGACTTCGACATCGAGCTCGGCAGCGCCAAGTTCTGGGACAACTTGGCCAA GGACCTCAAGGGCATGGGCAAGAACGCCGGAACGTCGGTGCTTCTGAGCGCCGCGCCGCAGTGCCCGTTCCCGGACGAGTGGGACGGCGGCGCGATCAGCACGGGGCTATTTGACTTCGTGTGGGTGCAGTTCTACAACAACCCGGAGTGCCAGTTCAGCTCGGGGCGCAGCGCGTTCCTGGACGCGTGGAAGCAATGGGAGTCGGTGCCAGCGGGGAAGATCTTCCTGGGCCTGCCGGCCTCCAAGGACGCGGCGGGCACCGGGTTCGTGCCCGCGGGCCAGCTCACGTCGCAGGTGCTGCCTCTCATCAAAGGCTCCTCCAAGTACGGCGGCGTCATGCTCTGGTCCAAGTTCTACGACGATCGCACGGGCTACAGCTCTGCCATTAGGAGCCACGTCTGA